A genomic stretch from Pseudobacteriovorax antillogorgiicola includes:
- a CDS encoding glutamate-cysteine ligase family protein, whose protein sequence is MERTRITRDWCQQWLSEKIFKLRPEDYRRDHPIWPGMVGIEIEMMPMDVASFGGSPKMIPLLGEGGLQQHLTAMLPSHRLWNPEHNEDGTLKRISLETDDQLTFEPGGQLEYSSKPYPCLDDACKRVAAVQKDLESYFADQQVRFLQMGSHPWQNAEVIGLQMAKPRYRAMNEYFTRIGPFGKRMMRETCTVQVNLDFGGSEQKMAKRFLAANLIAPMMTGMFAHSPISEGKPNGLKSFRGNIWQHLDSGRTGFPSLAMIEKNLNQSSCVEAYLDQVMAANVVFVEAAGFKVPDQDTSFEAWMNQGIDGIYPTAEDFETHLSLHFPEVRARGFMELRSIDSQAKAWQLVPACVLTGILYDNESLDKTLDLMTSQEKNIEELWKMSKKGLDNVVLRDLAAKIMYLAQEGFRRLPSCYQGTGKGKILDAFAQRFTLQGRCPADDVLDQVEKSELSAEVLFALHDKWLESVL, encoded by the coding sequence ATGGAACGTACAAGAATTACAAGAGACTGGTGTCAGCAATGGCTATCGGAAAAAATCTTTAAACTTCGACCAGAAGACTACCGCCGCGATCACCCCATATGGCCAGGTATGGTGGGAATCGAAATCGAAATGATGCCCATGGATGTCGCCTCATTCGGTGGCAGCCCCAAAATGATTCCACTACTAGGTGAAGGGGGATTGCAGCAACATTTGACTGCCATGCTTCCAAGCCACCGCCTTTGGAATCCAGAGCACAATGAAGATGGTACTCTGAAGCGGATTTCTTTAGAGACTGACGATCAGCTAACATTTGAGCCGGGAGGACAGCTCGAATATTCCTCCAAGCCTTATCCCTGCCTTGATGATGCATGCAAGCGGGTTGCGGCGGTTCAGAAGGATCTTGAGTCGTATTTTGCAGACCAGCAGGTACGGTTTCTGCAAATGGGCAGTCACCCGTGGCAAAATGCGGAAGTCATCGGTCTTCAGATGGCCAAGCCCCGGTACCGAGCGATGAATGAGTATTTCACCAGAATCGGGCCCTTTGGCAAGCGGATGATGAGAGAAACCTGCACGGTCCAGGTCAATCTAGACTTTGGTGGCAGTGAGCAGAAAATGGCTAAGCGCTTTTTAGCTGCAAACCTTATCGCTCCCATGATGACGGGGATGTTCGCTCATTCCCCCATATCTGAGGGCAAGCCCAACGGTTTAAAGTCGTTTCGTGGCAACATCTGGCAGCATCTCGATAGCGGGCGAACCGGATTTCCTAGCTTGGCAATGATTGAAAAGAATCTCAATCAAAGCAGTTGTGTAGAAGCATACCTCGATCAGGTAATGGCCGCCAATGTGGTATTCGTAGAGGCTGCAGGCTTCAAGGTCCCCGATCAAGACACCTCGTTCGAGGCCTGGATGAATCAGGGCATCGATGGCATATACCCTACAGCTGAAGACTTCGAGACCCACCTTTCCTTACACTTTCCTGAGGTCCGTGCCCGTGGCTTTATGGAGCTTCGCTCCATCGATAGTCAGGCGAAGGCCTGGCAGTTGGTGCCAGCCTGTGTCCTAACAGGGATTCTGTACGACAATGAAAGCTTGGACAAAACTCTCGACTTGATGACCAGTCAAGAAAAAAATATCGAAGAACTCTGGAAAATGTCTAAAAAGGGCCTCGATAATGTAGTTTTACGTGATCTTGCTGCGAAAATTATGTATTTAGCGCAAGAGGGCTTTAGACGCTTGCCGTCATGCTACCAAGGCACAGGTAAGGGGAAAATCTTAGATGCCTTCGCCCAGCGCTTCACCCTGCAAGGCCGTTGCCCAGCAGATGATGTGCTGGATCAGGTGGAAAAGAGTGAGCTAAGTGCTGAAGTTTTATTTGCATTGCACGATAAGTGGTTAGAGTCAGTTTTATAA
- a CDS encoding ExbD/TolR family protein — protein sequence MAGGADIDEEDGITDINVTPFVDVMLVLLIIFMVTANYINTPGIDLNLPEAETGAGLEQSQLTFTIDRNSVIYVDGKAVNEAGLASIVKSKKAEDPKIQATIAADQSTPHGAVIKLIDLVRKNGITDFAINVEAGQ from the coding sequence ATGGCAGGTGGAGCTGATATTGATGAAGAAGATGGAATTACTGACATCAACGTCACGCCCTTTGTCGACGTGATGTTGGTTCTCCTGATTATCTTCATGGTAACCGCCAATTACATCAACACTCCGGGGATCGATTTGAATCTTCCTGAGGCAGAAACTGGAGCAGGCTTGGAGCAAAGTCAGCTGACGTTTACCATCGATCGCAACTCTGTGATTTATGTGGACGGTAAGGCTGTTAACGAGGCGGGCTTGGCGTCGATTGTGAAATCTAAGAAAGCAGAAGACCCCAAGATTCAAGCGACCATTGCAGCCGATCAATCCACCCCTCACGGAGCTGTGATTAAACTGATCGACCTTGTTCGGAAGAATGGGATTACCGATTTTGCAATCAACGTCGAAGCTGGGCAGTGA
- a CDS encoding MotA/TolQ/ExbB proton channel family protein: MDFNIVEKLLAITLLGSEWVLWMLMILSVVSVAVIIERAVFFSRTKLDFSRFSHEITKKIIDQDIEGAKQLCQESPAIESQIVLRGLDYASKSPEAMDQSMSSYIVGERQKLDHGLVILGTLGNNAPFIGLFGTVIGIIQAFNDLANNPAGGPSVVMAGISEALVATAVGLLVAIPAVIAYNGYQRLVKRRISNAEAMKRIVVAQFSK; encoded by the coding sequence ATGGACTTTAATATCGTAGAAAAGCTGTTGGCAATCACGCTTTTGGGCAGCGAGTGGGTGCTTTGGATGCTGATGATCCTGAGTGTCGTCTCAGTGGCGGTGATTATCGAGCGAGCCGTATTCTTTAGCCGAACCAAATTAGACTTTTCACGATTTAGCCATGAAATCACAAAAAAGATCATCGACCAGGACATTGAGGGAGCTAAGCAGCTTTGTCAGGAAAGTCCGGCAATTGAGTCGCAAATTGTCCTGCGAGGCTTGGATTACGCCTCGAAATCACCGGAAGCTATGGATCAGAGCATGAGCAGCTATATTGTGGGAGAGCGACAGAAGCTGGACCACGGCCTGGTAATTCTTGGAACCCTTGGCAACAATGCTCCCTTTATTGGGCTTTTCGGAACTGTTATCGGAATCATCCAGGCCTTCAACGACCTGGCGAATAACCCAGCTGGGGGACCTTCAGTTGTGATGGCTGGTATTTCAGAAGCTCTCGTTGCGACAGCAGTAGGCCTCTTGGTCGCGATTCCAGCAGTTATTGCCTATAACGGCTACCAAAGGCTGGTGAAGCGGCGAATATCCAATGCTGAAGCGATGAAGCGCATTGTCGTCGCCCAATTTTCAAAATAA
- a CDS encoding ATP-binding protein produces MSMVPFIRQRNISLSYRLLAGVLLGSSVLTFFITLFSLWLDYQQGVRRIEGKLSQIETLYLPGITQSLWDLNDDHVDLNLNGIINLGDIPYAYIETQGVIQYSSGTMPGENQKSIRFPVIYKRDKTRYDLGTLVAVASLDGVVDRLINQALFVFASSFVKTLILSAFMLILFHQVVTRHLLKISSYLKKNHFLRPSKSSRLVLDKKSAYGDELDQVVQAINQMHQEINQHFSYREKAEQELRRLNSSLEEEVKRRIKENERQQINMQNAARLSSLGEMAGSIAHEINNPLTIISGYVSMLRRGLKTKSLPEPQMEYIGERVESTIERITTIIQGLLRLSRDTQKEKLKVQAVNPIVKDALAICREKFSSRGIDIRMTIADEALLAPCKPVEIGQVVINLLNNAYDEVIKHTSPWVEVCLKAHEDKVILTVTDSGLGIPEHLRPKLLEPFFTTKPLGKGTGLGLSISRAIAEDHQGRLYLDEQWPNTRFVLELPSKEHADANPTPTPEPARWHQIH; encoded by the coding sequence ATGAGCATGGTGCCTTTCATCAGACAACGGAATATATCACTCTCCTATCGACTCCTCGCTGGTGTACTGCTTGGCAGCTCGGTCCTGACCTTTTTTATTACCTTATTTAGCCTTTGGCTCGACTACCAGCAAGGGGTTCGGAGAATTGAAGGTAAACTAAGCCAAATAGAGACACTCTACCTACCTGGTATCACCCAAAGCCTTTGGGACCTCAACGACGACCATGTAGATTTGAACCTGAACGGGATCATCAACCTTGGAGACATTCCGTACGCCTACATCGAAACCCAAGGAGTCATTCAATATTCCTCCGGTACCATGCCAGGAGAAAATCAAAAATCGATCCGATTTCCGGTGATCTACAAAAGAGACAAGACTCGCTACGACCTTGGAACTTTGGTCGCGGTTGCTAGCCTTGATGGGGTGGTAGACCGTTTGATTAACCAGGCTCTTTTTGTATTTGCTAGCTCATTTGTGAAAACTCTAATACTTTCAGCATTTATGCTGATTTTGTTCCACCAAGTGGTGACGCGACACCTACTAAAAATCTCAAGCTATCTAAAGAAAAACCACTTCTTGCGCCCGTCCAAATCGAGCCGCCTAGTTCTCGACAAGAAATCGGCCTATGGAGACGAGCTGGACCAAGTGGTGCAAGCGATCAATCAGATGCACCAGGAGATCAACCAACACTTTTCCTATCGAGAGAAGGCTGAGCAAGAGCTTCGTCGCCTAAACTCAAGCTTGGAAGAAGAAGTGAAGCGCAGGATCAAGGAGAACGAGCGGCAGCAGATCAATATGCAGAATGCTGCCCGTCTTTCATCCCTTGGCGAGATGGCAGGCAGTATCGCTCATGAAATCAACAACCCGCTGACCATTATCAGTGGCTATGTTTCCATGCTACGTCGGGGACTTAAGACCAAGTCGCTCCCAGAGCCACAGATGGAGTACATCGGCGAAAGGGTCGAGTCTACTATTGAGCGCATCACAACCATCATACAGGGCTTGTTACGCCTATCCAGGGATACTCAAAAAGAGAAGCTCAAGGTCCAAGCCGTCAATCCCATCGTCAAAGATGCGCTCGCGATCTGCCGAGAAAAGTTTTCAAGCCGAGGGATTGATATTCGCATGACTATTGCTGATGAGGCTCTGCTCGCCCCTTGTAAGCCCGTGGAGATCGGTCAAGTGGTGATCAACTTACTCAACAACGCCTATGACGAAGTGATAAAACACACATCCCCTTGGGTAGAAGTCTGCCTCAAGGCCCACGAAGACAAAGTGATCTTAACCGTGACCGATAGCGGCCTTGGTATTCCCGAGCATCTCCGGCCCAAGTTGCTTGAACCGTTCTTTACCACAAAGCCTCTCGGCAAGGGCACTGGGCTAGGTCTCAGCATCTCCCGTGCCATCGCCGAAGATCACCAGGGGCGCCTCTACCTCGATGAGCAGTGGCCCAACACTCGATTTGTATTGGAACTCCCCTCGAAAGAGCATGCTGATGCAAACCCAACCCCAACGCCAGAACCTGCTCGATGGCACCAGATTCATTGA
- a CDS encoding class I SAM-dependent methyltransferase has translation MTDAKSYWERYYAEKKFVDGKAPNSFLVDMLPRLQKGKVLDVAMGEGSNACYLAQKGFEVKGFDISKTAVERAKSLAKEMSLELDAQQADLDLYLMGLMEYDSIIMTYFRPGVTRYYSNIISALKQGGTLLVHSYSQQQMNEAIGRDEDYRNFYFSSNEILKNLSGMKILFYQEGLIDGKHIVQCLAQKPVEKDAAKLGLFDMHTKGHDKSKSKQLELAENLFKK, from the coding sequence ATGACTGATGCGAAGTCTTACTGGGAACGTTACTACGCTGAAAAAAAGTTTGTAGACGGCAAAGCCCCAAACTCTTTTCTCGTGGATATGCTTCCCCGGTTGCAAAAGGGGAAGGTATTAGATGTCGCTATGGGCGAGGGCTCCAACGCTTGCTACCTGGCTCAGAAGGGCTTCGAAGTGAAGGGCTTCGATATTTCGAAAACTGCGGTCGAGCGCGCCAAGTCCTTAGCAAAGGAGATGTCCTTGGAACTGGATGCTCAGCAGGCTGACCTTGACCTCTATCTGATGGGCTTGATGGAGTATGACTCGATAATTATGACTTACTTCCGCCCAGGAGTTACCCGCTACTATAGCAATATCATCAGTGCCCTAAAGCAGGGCGGAACCTTATTGGTCCACTCATATTCACAGCAGCAAATGAACGAAGCCATCGGCCGAGATGAAGACTATCGGAACTTCTACTTTTCTAGTAACGAGATTCTCAAGAACCTATCCGGAATGAAAATCCTGTTTTATCAAGAAGGATTGATCGATGGTAAGCACATCGTGCAATGCCTCGCCCAAAAGCCTGTGGAAAAGGATGCTGCTAAACTGGGGCTCTTCGACATGCACACCAAAGGGCATGACAAAAGTAAATCTAAGCAGCTTGAGCTAGCTGAAAACCTATTCAAAAAATAG